Proteins from a single region of Rhodovibrio salinarum DSM 9154:
- the betB gene encoding betaine-aldehyde dehydrogenase: protein MQRKDDLKLYIGGGYVAAQSGQTFETVDPAHNAPICNVHLAGKADVDAAVGSARQGFEVWSRMTGAARGRVLQKAADLLRAHRDELARLETLDAGKPLSETPEADVDSGADCLEYFAGLASKLGGEYQEVDDAFFYTRREPLGVCAGIGAWNYPLQIICWKAAPALAAGNAMVFKPAELTPLSAPRMAELMTEAGLPDGVLNVVQGFAETGQALVNHPGVAKVSLTGEAETGKVVASEAARSSLKHVTMELGGKSPLLVFDDADLDNAVSGAMLGNFATQGEVCTNCTRVFVHADVVDDFLDRLVKRTQAIKLGDPSDPSVQMGPLISREHQKVVLDYIETGKREGANLLVGGGVPEASELADGNYVLPTIFDRCTDEMTIVREEIFGPVMSVLTFRDEDEVLKRANDTRYGLASGVFTRDLNRAHRCARELQSGICWVNHYNVTPIEMTFGGAKQSGLGRENGRQAIEYYSQLKSVFVATGDCEAPF from the coding sequence ATGCAGCGCAAGGATGATCTGAAGCTCTACATCGGCGGCGGCTACGTTGCCGCGCAGAGCGGGCAGACGTTCGAGACCGTCGACCCCGCGCACAACGCGCCGATCTGCAACGTGCACCTGGCCGGCAAGGCCGACGTCGACGCCGCCGTCGGCTCGGCGCGTCAGGGCTTTGAGGTCTGGTCGCGGATGACCGGCGCGGCACGCGGTCGGGTGCTGCAGAAGGCGGCCGACCTGCTGCGCGCGCACCGCGACGAGCTGGCCCGGCTGGAGACGCTGGACGCCGGCAAGCCGCTGTCGGAAACGCCGGAGGCGGACGTCGATTCCGGCGCGGATTGCCTGGAGTACTTCGCCGGTCTCGCCAGCAAGCTGGGCGGCGAGTATCAGGAGGTCGACGACGCCTTCTTCTATACCCGGCGCGAGCCGCTCGGCGTGTGCGCCGGCATCGGGGCCTGGAACTATCCGCTGCAGATCATCTGCTGGAAGGCCGCCCCCGCGCTCGCGGCCGGCAACGCGATGGTGTTCAAGCCGGCCGAACTCACCCCGCTGTCCGCCCCGCGCATGGCCGAGCTGATGACCGAGGCCGGCCTGCCGGATGGTGTGCTGAACGTGGTGCAGGGCTTCGCGGAAACCGGCCAGGCGCTGGTCAATCATCCGGGCGTGGCCAAGGTCTCCCTGACCGGCGAGGCGGAGACCGGCAAGGTGGTCGCCAGCGAGGCCGCGCGCAGCTCGCTCAAGCACGTGACGATGGAGCTTGGCGGCAAGTCGCCGCTGCTGGTGTTCGACGACGCCGATCTGGATAACGCGGTGTCGGGCGCGATGCTGGGCAACTTCGCAACCCAGGGTGAGGTCTGCACCAACTGCACGCGCGTGTTCGTCCACGCGGATGTGGTCGACGATTTCCTGGACCGGCTGGTCAAGCGCACCCAGGCGATCAAGCTGGGCGACCCGTCCGATCCCAGCGTCCAGATGGGCCCGCTGATCAGCCGCGAGCATCAGAAGGTCGTGCTCGACTACATCGAGACCGGCAAGCGCGAGGGCGCCAACCTGCTGGTCGGCGGCGGCGTGCCGGAGGCCTCGGAGCTTGCCGACGGCAATTACGTGCTGCCGACGATCTTCGATCGCTGCACCGACGAGATGACGATCGTGCGCGAGGAGATCTTTGGGCCGGTGATGTCGGTCCTGACCTTCCGCGACGAGGACGAGGTGCTCAAGCGCGCCAACGACACGCGTTACGGGCTCGCCTCCGGTGTCTTCACCCGCGATCTGAACCGCGCGCACCGCTGCGCACGCGAGCTGCAATCCGGCATCTGCTGGGTGAACCACTACAACGTCACCCCGATCGAGATGACCTTCGGCGGCGCCAAGCAG
- the betI gene encoding transcriptional regulator BetI, giving the protein MPKLGMEPVRRHQMIEATIRAIHEVGFPNTSLAQVARRAGVSQGLVAHYFRDKAGLLEATMRHIAAELKADVVRYRRGLTDPLARLDAVLEANFSPRSFAPESLSAWVAFWGQTHRNPQLGRIQRVLRVRLKSNLAYDLRQLLPDAEARRIALGLSIFVDGLSLRTAMGERALDRETARALAFDYLDTELAKNGVKREPSHAAQG; this is encoded by the coding sequence ATGCCCAAGCTCGGGATGGAGCCGGTGCGTCGGCACCAGATGATCGAGGCCACGATTCGCGCGATCCACGAGGTTGGCTTTCCGAATACCTCGCTCGCGCAGGTCGCTCGGCGTGCCGGCGTCAGCCAGGGGCTCGTCGCACATTACTTCCGCGATAAGGCCGGCCTGCTGGAGGCCACGATGCGCCACATTGCCGCCGAGCTGAAGGCGGATGTCGTGCGCTACCGCCGCGGCCTGACCGATCCGCTGGCGCGCCTAGATGCGGTTCTGGAGGCCAACTTCTCCCCGCGCTCCTTCGCGCCGGAAAGCCTCAGTGCCTGGGTCGCCTTCTGGGGGCAGACCCACCGAAACCCGCAACTCGGCCGCATCCAGCGCGTCTTGCGGGTGCGGCTGAAAAGCAACCTGGCCTACGACCTGCGTCAGCTTCTGCCGGATGCGGAAGCCCGGCGCATCGCTCTGGGCCTGTCGATCTTCGTCGACGGTCTGAGCCTGCGCACGGCGATGGGCGAGCGCGCCCTCGACCGGGAAACCGCGCGGGCTCTCGCCTTCGACTATCTGGACACGGAACTCGCCAAGAACGGCGTCAAACGGGAGCCCAGCCATGCAGCGCAAGGATGA